TTTCAGAAGCGTGGCAACTTCTATCATACTGTCACCGGAGGAAATCATATCATCGATGATGATCATATCTTTTCCCGACACATCGGCACCCAGAAATTCATGAGCAACAATAGGGTTGCGTCCGTCCACAATCGTGGAATAATCTCTGCGCTTATAAAACATACCCATATCCACGCCAAGATTATTGGCCATATAGATTGCACGTTTCATACCACCTTCGTCAGGGCTGATTACCATCAAGTGGTCGCTGTCAATCTGCAGGTCACTGCCATGGCGCAGAATGTTTTTAATAAACTGATAAGCGGGTTGTACGGTCTCAAAGCCATGAAGAGGGATTGCATTTTGAACCCTGGGATCATGGGCATCAAACGTTATAATATTATCCACCCCCATGTCCACAAGCTCCTGAAGTGCGATGGCACAGTCCAGAGATTCTCTTCCGGAACGTTTGTGCTGGCGGCTTTCATAGAGAAATGGCATGATGACATTGATACGCCTTGCTTTTCCTCCAACGGCGGCTATTATGCGTTTCAGATCTTGAAAATGATCATCCGGCGACATATGACTTTCCTGTCCGAAAAGTTTATAGGTCATGTTGTAATTACAGATATCAACCAAAATATAAATATCATCACCGCGCACTGATTCACCCAGAATACCTTTGGCCTCACCAGTGCCGAACCTTGGAACTTTAGATGGAATAATAAAGCTGTCTCTTTGATATTCGTGTAGAATAGCAGTGGATTTATGCCCTCGCTCCCTTCGCCAGGATACCAGATAATCATTCACTTTTTTACCGAGTGCGGTACAGCTTTCCAGCGGTATGATCCCCAGTCTTCCCACTGGTAAACCATCATAATAGTTTTCAGATTCCTCACTCATTGCGTTCTTCCTCCCAAAAGTTTTTTCTGGATACGTATATCGTTTCCAAATAGTTTGATTATAGTATAGTTACTTGAGATGCGGGAAAATGTCCTTTCAGAGTAAATTTCAGCAAACCTGTCCAAAGAAAGATTTGTGGAAATGATTGTGGATTTTTTCCGAAGCATCCGTTCATTGATGCACAAGAACAATTGCGAAGATACAAAGGAGTTTGTGAGTTCTGTTCCAAGATCATCAATAATTAACAGATCACAGTCAAAGATATTACTTTGGTTTTCCTTTGCTTCTTCGGTTGTGGAAAAAGTGTTTCTGGCGAATAACTCAAATAAATCAAATGCTGTAAAATATACAACACAGAAAGAGCGGTCAATGAGATCTTTTGCAATGCAGTGAGAAAAAAAGGTTTTTCCCACTCCGGTATCTCCGTAGAAAAAAAGATTCTCAAAGCTGCTGTGAAAAGTATCCACAAAGTGATGGCAGCGTTTCAATGCCAATGCCGCAGTATCATAAGAACTGATACCTGTGACTTTATTAATCAGATCTTTCGAATAATAATTCAAATCACAGCAGTCAAAGTTTTCACTCTCCAAAACATCACGAATATTTGACTGATCATATAAAAGTTCAGTCTCGGCTTTCTTAAAGCATGTACACTTCTGATTATCTATATACCCTGTATCCTTGCACAGGGGACAGTCATACTTTAAATCCAGATAATCTTCAGGATATCCAAAAGCAAGAAGAAGTTCTGCCCTCTGGGAGGATAATTGCCTGATTGCTGCCAAAAGATTCGTATTATCGTGAGAACCACTGAACTTTGCACGTATTTTGGCGAGACTGATTTCAGTAATCTTTGCGTCAATCCGGGCAAGCTGCGGAATGCGGGCATAGGCCTCTTTTATATGCTCATCCCGAAGGTGTCTGTGCTTGTGCTGTTTTTCACTGTAGACACGCATAATTGCATCATACTGTGCATTCGAAAGTGCCATTACATCTCCTTACTGGTTTAATAGTTGTTTTTCCAATTTTTCATAATCATATTCACGCTGGTGAAAATTATTGAATTTATTTGCTGCCTTAGACTTAGTCTCTGCACCCTTCTCGGACGCTTTCACCCGTTTCTGATGCTGTTGATCCAGTCCGTCGATATCACTCGGTGATTTAACATTATTCTGCCGCCAGTTGGACAGAATGCCCTCTGCATATTTAAAGCTTGGCTTGGCAGTCTGGGAAATTGTTCTGGAACATGCTTCTTTTATAATGTCAAGTGAAAACCCATATTCCTTCATCCACCGGTTCATAAATTCCACTTCGGTAGCAATCGGATCCCGTCCCCGGATTCCGAAAGCTTTTAAAATAGCATAATAATCCCTGCTCCAGGTATTGGTCCGCTGTTTAGCGGCGTCCACTGTATGTACGTTCTCCTGGTGCCAGGCAAGTCCTACCTTTTCTATGTAACTTAAGCTCCTGTGATTTTGGGAAACACAGTACTCTATTAAATACTCCACCAGATCCAGGGGAAAATGCAGTTCATCATAGAAATAGAGAATTCTCTGCATATCTGTGGCACTCAAGGTTTTTTTCAGGTACTGCTCCGCAAGAAAAAGAAGCTGTCCAATATCCGGGTTCTCCTTCTGAAGCTGCCTGATAGCTCCTGGGGACAGATATTTGGGCGGCTGTGGGCTGCCGGGTTCCTCCTGCTGTGCCGGTGATTCCTGCCCGGATACAGTAACAGCGGTTTCCATAGAGGCAGGAGCTGCTGAAGCACTTTCCAAAGGCAGCAGTGAAAGCCCTGAAAGTTTCCTTTCAGAATCGAATTCAAGTTTCAGGATACCTGCTTTCTGCCAGTATTTCAAGGCCCTTAGCACATCCTTCTCCGTACAGGAAAAGGCGTCTGCAATAGAAGACAGGCTGATAGCCGCAGTGCGTCCGTGCATCACGTAAAGCAGGTACAGATAAATCTTTACAAATTCACCGTTGGCTTCGGGCATGTATTCATTTATAAATATGTCCGGAACAAGAGTCACTGAGGCCGAACGCATATCCTTAATGGTCAATATACTGCTCATCTAAAACACCCTTCTTTCAAGTACATCCAGTATAGCACAGTATTCCTCTTCTGAGAATAGCTAAAGTGTATCAAATTGTGAGCTCCAGTCGAACAGATAATACTTTGTGGATAATGTTTATAATGTGGATAAAAAAATCCCGCTGTCATTATTTGGAGGATGAAAAGAGAGAAAATGTTGGATTTAAGGAAAAAAGCGAGAATTTTGTCGATTACATTATGTAAACAGAGAACTGTTAAAAAATCCACGTGATTACACAAAGAAAAATGTGTATAATCATGTGGATAATGTGCATAACTTATACTCCTAAAAGATTTTCTCCGATTTTTACAACATCTCCGGCTCCCATAGTTATCAACAAATCGCCGGGCTCACAATTTTCCAATAAATAATTTTCTATCTCATCAAAGGTAGGAAAATATTGGCATTCAGTGCCCAACTTTAGAATTTCCTGCTGAAGGTCTTTAGAGGAGATTCCAATTGTATTTTTTTCCCGGGCAGCATATATATCTGCCAGCAACACTTTATCTGCCAGAGTCAGCGCCTTTGCAAAATCTCCAAGAAGTGCTTTTGTTCTGGTATAGGTATGAGGCTGAAATACACACCAGGTTGTCTGATGAGGGTATTTCTTTGCGGCTTTTAAGGTGGCGGTGATTTCTGTCGGATGGTGAGCGTAATCATCTATGACAGTCACTCCTCCGATTGTCCCTTTATATTGAAAGCGCCGGTCGGTTCCTGTAAAGGTTGAGAATCCCTCCTGTATTGTAGCTGTATCCAGGCTCAGCCGGTGTGCCAGAGCAATCGTAGCCAGGGCGTTGGAGACATTATGCATGCCCGGTATGCGCAGAACAAATTCCCCAATGGGTTTCCCATGAAAGATACAGGTAAAAGAAGGGCAGCCCATTTGATCAAAGATAATATCAGCGGCTGTGTAATCAGCGGAATTTTCCAATCCATAAGTAATGACTTCACAATTAAGACCTTCAGTTATGGATTCGTATTTTGGTGTATCCGCGTTGATAATCAATGTGCCGTCAGAAGGCAGGAGAGCAGCAAATTTATGAAAAGAATGACGAATATCATCAATATCTTTAAAAAAGTCAAGATGATCTGCATCGACATTCAATATCAGACTGATTTTGGGAAAGAAACTTAAAAAACTATTTGTATACTCACAAGCCTCAGTAATAAATATCTCAGATTTACCTACTCTGATATTACCATGAATGGAAGGGAGAATTCCTCCGACAGTTATGGTCGGATCACAGTCTCCGGCCATAAGAACATGGGAGGCGAGAGAAGTGGTAGTAGTTTTGCCGTGAGTTCCTGAAATTGCAATAGGGGTTTCGTAGTTCTTCATAATCTGCCCCAACAACTGGGCCCGGGTCAGCATTGGAATTCCCTTTTCCACTACACAGGCATATTCCGGATTATCAGGATGAACTGCAGCTGTATAAACCACCAGATCTATATCATCTGTTATGTTGGAGGGCACCTGGGAATAATGTACTTTGATGCCCAGTTTTTCCATCGCTTTCGTAAGCTCACTTTGCTTTATATCAGATCCTGATATCGAAAACCCTTCTTTAAATAAAATCTCAGCGAGACCACTCATACTGATTCCGCCAATACCTATAAAATGCACATGGATGGGTGTATTAAAATCAACTGTATACATATTGAAAATCCTCTTTAATTAATAATTTTTTTATCATTATACGCTTTTAACCATGAAAAGTAAATATATAAGACAGAACGCTGCCGGAACCGCATCTGAAATCCCGAAGGAGGCTTTGCCTGAATGAAATTGTTGTTAATTGTAAAAAAAAGAAAAATAAAAGAAAATGCTGAAATGAAAATTAGGTAAAAAGTTATAAAATGTAGGAAAAAAGATTTGAA
The window above is part of the Novisyntrophococcus fermenticellae genome. Proteins encoded here:
- a CDS encoding ATP-binding protein; the protein is MALSNAQYDAIMRVYSEKQHKHRHLRDEHIKEAYARIPQLARIDAKITEISLAKIRAKFSGSHDNTNLLAAIRQLSSQRAELLLAFGYPEDYLDLKYDCPLCKDTGYIDNQKCTCFKKAETELLYDQSNIRDVLESENFDCCDLNYYSKDLINKVTGISSYDTAALALKRCHHFVDTFHSSFENLFFYGDTGVGKTFFSHCIAKDLIDRSFCVVYFTAFDLFELFARNTFSTTEEAKENQSNIFDCDLLIIDDLGTELTNSFVSSQLFLCINERMLRKKSTIISTNLSLDRFAEIYSERTFSRISSNYTIIKLFGNDIRIQKKLLGGRTQ
- a CDS encoding ribose-phosphate pyrophosphokinase; the encoded protein is MSEESENYYDGLPVGRLGIIPLESCTALGKKVNDYLVSWRRERGHKSTAILHEYQRDSFIIPSKVPRFGTGEAKGILGESVRGDDIYILVDICNYNMTYKLFGQESHMSPDDHFQDLKRIIAAVGGKARRINVIMPFLYESRQHKRSGRESLDCAIALQELVDMGVDNIITFDAHDPRVQNAIPLHGFETVQPAYQFIKNILRHGSDLQIDSDHLMVISPDEGGMKRAIYMANNLGVDMGMFYKRRDYSTIVDGRNPIVAHEFLGADVSGKDMIIIDDMISSGDSMIEVATLLKKRGARNLYLCSTFGLFTNGLEKFDCAYEQGLFTKVLTTNLVYQTPELLSKPWYVTCDLSKYIALLIDTLNHDSSISALLDPVERIQKVLNKFKNHEKI
- the murC gene encoding UDP-N-acetylmuramate--L-alanine ligase → MYTVDFNTPIHVHFIGIGGISMSGLAEILFKEGFSISGSDIKQSELTKAMEKLGIKVHYSQVPSNITDDIDLVVYTAAVHPDNPEYACVVEKGIPMLTRAQLLGQIMKNYETPIAISGTHGKTTTTSLASHVLMAGDCDPTITVGGILPSIHGNIRVGKSEIFITEACEYTNSFLSFFPKISLILNVDADHLDFFKDIDDIRHSFHKFAALLPSDGTLIINADTPKYESITEGLNCEVITYGLENSADYTAADIIFDQMGCPSFTCIFHGKPIGEFVLRIPGMHNVSNALATIALAHRLSLDTATIQEGFSTFTGTDRRFQYKGTIGGVTVIDDYAHHPTEITATLKAAKKYPHQTTWCVFQPHTYTRTKALLGDFAKALTLADKVLLADIYAAREKNTIGISSKDLQQEILKLGTECQYFPTFDEIENYLLENCEPGDLLITMGAGDVVKIGENLLGV
- a CDS encoding DnaD domain protein; protein product: MSSILTIKDMRSASVTLVPDIFINEYMPEANGEFVKIYLYLLYVMHGRTAAISLSSIADAFSCTEKDVLRALKYWQKAGILKLEFDSERKLSGLSLLPLESASAAPASMETAVTVSGQESPAQQEEPGSPQPPKYLSPGAIRQLQKENPDIGQLLFLAEQYLKKTLSATDMQRILYFYDELHFPLDLVEYLIEYCVSQNHRSLSYIEKVGLAWHQENVHTVDAAKQRTNTWSRDYYAILKAFGIRGRDPIATEVEFMNRWMKEYGFSLDIIKEACSRTISQTAKPSFKYAEGILSNWRQNNVKSPSDIDGLDQQHQKRVKASEKGAETKSKAANKFNNFHQREYDYEKLEKQLLNQ